The Bradyrhizobium sp. WBAH42 genome includes a window with the following:
- a CDS encoding esterase family protein, translating into MNNTWAVLAGTMISAATFSTATLAQIQPPSNCVTQNMGVPPNANTSDKGAPFFIDTTGLDLQTKPPTRDPKSANYPPATELADGTLPPAGAEGNFIIGPTHNPAPETIAKEGVPKGTITTFTLSSKDSVIYNPGLIRDDVAGCGNSSIMSTTTVSGDKSNMIVTTSHPGTWTRNIEVYVPANYVRGTEIPFIVLGDGGSTAWKDMNTTLDNLIAQRRVPPMVSIQVGNGGQDAQGAQRGREYDTVSGTYAQFIEREVLPLVEEKAGVKLTKNPDGRATMGLSSSGTAAFTMAWFHPELYRRVLAYSPTMVNQQWPWNPALRGGAWEYHSAWAGPAGPNLIVKAGQLTPSDQPTGAPLIPGSPTKPIRYWFEMGDQDLFYPNPTIPDGMHDWTLSAALMAKVLAEKGYHYQYLFARNAKHVDRPTVAQTLPSALEWLWKGYQIP; encoded by the coding sequence ATGAACAACACATGGGCCGTCCTTGCGGGGACGATGATCTCAGCTGCAACGTTCTCGACCGCCACCTTGGCCCAAATTCAGCCTCCATCCAACTGTGTCACCCAAAACATGGGCGTGCCGCCCAACGCCAACACGTCGGATAAAGGGGCGCCGTTCTTCATCGACACGACCGGCCTCGACTTGCAGACCAAGCCGCCGACCCGCGATCCCAAGAGCGCGAACTATCCGCCCGCGACCGAGCTTGCGGACGGCACGCTGCCTCCGGCCGGCGCGGAGGGAAATTTCATCATCGGCCCGACACACAATCCGGCGCCCGAGACGATCGCAAAGGAGGGCGTGCCGAAAGGCACCATCACGACCTTCACTCTGTCGTCCAAGGACAGCGTGATCTACAACCCCGGCCTGATCCGTGACGACGTAGCCGGCTGCGGCAATTCTTCGATCATGAGCACGACGACGGTGTCAGGCGACAAATCCAACATGATCGTTACCACCAGCCATCCCGGCACATGGACCCGCAATATCGAGGTCTATGTGCCGGCGAATTATGTCCGGGGCACAGAAATCCCGTTCATCGTGCTCGGCGACGGTGGCTCCACCGCCTGGAAGGACATGAACACGACGCTGGATAATCTGATCGCGCAGCGTCGCGTGCCGCCGATGGTGTCGATCCAGGTCGGCAATGGCGGACAGGACGCACAAGGCGCGCAGCGTGGGCGCGAATACGACACTGTGTCGGGCACCTACGCGCAATTTATCGAGCGTGAGGTATTGCCGCTGGTCGAAGAGAAGGCCGGCGTGAAGCTGACGAAAAATCCCGATGGGCGCGCCACAATGGGGTTGAGCTCGAGCGGCACTGCTGCTTTCACCATGGCGTGGTTTCATCCCGAGCTGTATCGCCGGGTGCTGGCCTATTCGCCCACCATGGTGAACCAGCAATGGCCGTGGAATCCGGCATTGCGCGGCGGTGCCTGGGAATATCACAGCGCGTGGGCGGGGCCGGCCGGTCCCAACCTGATCGTGAAGGCAGGCCAGCTGACGCCGTCGGATCAGCCGACCGGCGCGCCGCTCATCCCGGGTTCCCCGACAAAACCGATCCGCTACTGGTTCGAGATGGGCGATCAGGACCTGTTCTATCCCAATCCGACAATCCCTGACGGCATGCACGACTGGACGCTATCCGCCGCGCTGATGGCAAAAGTGCTGGCGGAGAAAGGCTACCACTATCAGTACCTGTTTGCGCGCAACGCCAAGCATGTCGACCGCCCGACAGTGGCGCAGACGCTGCCTTCGGCGCTGGAATGGCTGTGGAAAGGCTATCAGATTCCGTGA
- a CDS encoding DUF3320 domain-containing protein, translating to MASIGTRPKGEDQETRSAVIKLFDDTRRRLVETGTRNRLVHVNRANTRGNVLNIVNEHSDDVYVLLSGGKTMRFFALGKDKVEDSREVVLADVMQQGSDEGRYTDSWLETRLGPDALQKKLLKIAREAQTAEEESGVNVLYLAMGFLTWYEDKASSLPREAPLVLLPVELVRNARTSTFDLRVRDEDALTNLPLQQRLRDDFGIELPELEIEEDWKPSDYFSEVQLVTSSRDRWKLDPNAMQLGFFSFSKLLMYRDLAIEAWPEDALANHALTRGLLYEGFEREEPLFASNDKLDEVLPPEKLFHVVDADASQAKVIEEVRSGRNLVVQGPPGTGKSQTITNIIAAAAKEGKRVLFLAEKMAALSVVHDRLVKVGLRDVCLELHSRSANKKAVLSELARTLSQASVVPEVPAAPTAVKESRDRLNNLAEAIHRPIGATGETAYSVLGRQSQFIGKGISPPSLEVESLSSMSRQQEIDLLATIEEYGALLAEEGRATIHPFEGTGNLHLQPVDLARLKATLTEAQAAVTSLAASLRLPVDTLALHVTAALDIVAPLADVLGRLEGLPLGAADIAQKVLDAPDIPRLHQALRAGMAWRQALDQASEVFVETAFNISSSHLRAPLAAGIRSFFARWGGRYRAASRELAGLLRGSLPKTAAERVERIDQLITLVSLRSEWEGDRENCGRILGDAWRGEKSDFRRLVAIVEWCEKLSKAPISVRSDKSVALAARADSLAAMRRALQEAAQAARSALQAIVKLLDLNLASFGDQGLEHTDLDTVAARFGTMAAATGRYTSWTQLARRRDALASAGLSKLEERMRSGELDGAAAAIELRYARAERLWKIALEQNPDLRGIGLERRHDLVDTFATLERQQLRDNVSTILAGHLAQVPQGAMGEMKVLRGEIGKKRGHMALRRLVERAGTAIQRIKPVLLMSPISVAQYLPPGTISFDLLVIDEASQVRPEDALGAIARAAQIVVVGDKKQLPPSSFFDRVLADEDDDKEGDDEYVGPDLLEGAATIGSMESILTLCEARGLAGRMLKWHYRSRDPSLIEVSNREFYDSDLVLPPSPLQRDPAYGLCFTRVDGVYDKGGKRDNRKEGESIVDRIAEHARANPSHSLGVVTFSFAQRNLITELLELRRRQDSTLDQFLREGQSEDVFVKNIENVQGDERDVILVSVGYGPVIAGGRLNSMSFGPVNGEGGERRLNVLFTRARIRCEVFASFDPGDIDLNRTSREGPRILKRFLDFAKNGRLEVDSPTGLDADSPFEEDVADVIRGYGFLADAQVGSVGFRIDLGIRHPDRPGSYILAVECDGATYHSALWARERDRLRQDVLEHLGWRFHRIWSTDWFYNRHFEIERLRTALSEARDRSDQGPRVEGANQARSTEPAEVEATPILVSEVVVRQMPPYQRAFFRVSTSSEPHEAPVSMLANLARRIVDAEGPIHVEEIARRVASCFGKEKAGSRILTATESALSVARSGSADLLTDGIFWYTRGQSDAPPVRDRSAESGATLKAACISILEIQAAFRIAREDNAGGEDEELVRTVARLLGFKRVGADLQARLAEGLT from the coding sequence TTGGCGAGCATCGGCACGCGGCCGAAAGGCGAGGATCAGGAAACCCGATCGGCTGTAATAAAGCTGTTTGATGATACGCGGCGCAGGCTAGTCGAGACAGGTACTCGCAATCGCCTTGTTCATGTAAATCGCGCGAACACGCGCGGTAACGTATTGAACATAGTGAACGAGCATTCCGACGATGTCTATGTCTTGCTTTCCGGTGGAAAGACCATGCGCTTCTTCGCGCTCGGGAAAGACAAGGTAGAAGACAGCCGCGAGGTCGTCCTTGCTGACGTTATGCAGCAAGGGTCTGACGAAGGTCGCTACACCGATTCATGGCTTGAAACGCGGCTCGGCCCTGACGCGCTGCAAAAAAAGCTGCTGAAGATAGCGCGGGAAGCTCAAACTGCGGAGGAGGAATCCGGCGTCAATGTCCTGTACCTCGCGATGGGCTTTCTGACCTGGTATGAGGACAAGGCGTCGAGCTTACCCCGTGAAGCACCGCTCGTCCTCCTTCCCGTCGAACTCGTGCGCAATGCCAGGACCTCGACCTTCGACCTTCGAGTGCGGGACGAAGACGCTCTCACGAATCTGCCGCTCCAGCAGCGGTTGAGGGACGACTTCGGAATCGAACTTCCCGAACTTGAAATCGAGGAGGACTGGAAACCTTCCGACTATTTTTCGGAAGTTCAACTCGTGACCAGTTCGCGGGATCGCTGGAAACTCGACCCCAACGCCATGCAGTTGGGATTCTTCAGCTTCAGCAAGCTGCTGATGTATCGTGATCTGGCCATTGAAGCGTGGCCCGAGGACGCGCTGGCAAACCATGCGCTGACTCGTGGTCTACTCTACGAGGGGTTTGAACGCGAGGAACCGCTATTTGCCTCAAATGATAAACTGGACGAGGTCCTGCCGCCCGAAAAGCTATTCCATGTGGTCGATGCGGATGCGTCGCAAGCGAAAGTGATCGAGGAGGTGCGATCGGGGCGCAATCTGGTCGTTCAAGGGCCGCCTGGAACAGGCAAATCCCAAACGATCACTAACATTATTGCGGCTGCAGCCAAGGAAGGTAAGCGAGTCCTCTTTCTTGCCGAAAAAATGGCGGCGCTCTCTGTGGTGCACGACCGCCTCGTGAAGGTCGGGCTACGCGATGTATGCCTCGAATTGCATTCGAGAAGCGCAAATAAGAAGGCTGTCTTAAGCGAGCTGGCGCGCACGTTGTCGCAGGCTAGCGTCGTGCCAGAAGTGCCGGCGGCGCCAACTGCTGTGAAGGAAAGCCGCGACCGGCTGAACAATCTTGCGGAAGCGATACACCGACCGATCGGAGCAACCGGAGAGACAGCCTACAGCGTGCTTGGACGGCAATCCCAGTTTATCGGGAAAGGCATCTCGCCTCCGAGTCTGGAGGTCGAAAGCCTGAGTTCGATGTCGCGGCAGCAAGAGATCGATTTGCTAGCTACGATCGAGGAATATGGCGCACTCCTCGCGGAAGAGGGACGAGCAACCATTCATCCTTTCGAAGGCACAGGTAATCTTCACCTTCAGCCGGTGGACTTAGCTCGTCTGAAAGCTACGCTGACTGAAGCTCAAGCTGCCGTGACCTCGCTTGCGGCGTCATTGCGCCTGCCCGTCGACACACTTGCTTTGCATGTTACCGCAGCCCTGGATATCGTTGCTCCGTTGGCCGATGTACTAGGACGGCTCGAAGGACTGCCTCTTGGCGCTGCCGACATTGCGCAGAAGGTACTCGACGCACCGGACATTCCTCGCCTTCACCAAGCATTGCGCGCTGGCATGGCGTGGCGGCAAGCGCTCGATCAAGCGTCAGAAGTATTCGTCGAAACCGCGTTCAACATTTCGTCGAGCCATCTACGCGCTCCGCTCGCGGCAGGTATTCGTTCATTTTTTGCTCGCTGGGGTGGTCGCTACCGCGCCGCTTCACGTGAACTTGCCGGCCTATTGCGGGGAAGCCTACCCAAAACAGCGGCTGAGAGGGTTGAGCGGATCGACCAATTGATCACTTTGGTCTCGTTGAGATCCGAATGGGAGGGCGATCGCGAAAATTGCGGTCGTATTCTCGGCGATGCCTGGCGTGGAGAGAAATCCGACTTTAGGAGACTCGTAGCCATCGTGGAATGGTGCGAGAAACTTTCTAAAGCGCCAATTTCCGTGCGTTCAGACAAGTCGGTCGCGTTGGCTGCTCGAGCTGATAGCCTAGCTGCGATGCGACGGGCATTGCAAGAGGCCGCGCAAGCTGCACGCTCGGCGTTGCAAGCCATTGTGAAACTACTTGATCTTAATCTTGCTAGCTTTGGCGACCAAGGCCTAGAGCATACCGATCTCGACACCGTCGCGGCGCGCTTTGGCACGATGGCCGCCGCGACTGGTCGGTATACGTCGTGGACTCAACTAGCGCGGCGTCGCGACGCGCTCGCCTCAGCGGGATTGTCCAAACTTGAGGAGCGGATGCGATCTGGGGAGCTAGACGGAGCTGCTGCAGCAATCGAGCTGCGCTACGCTCGTGCCGAACGCCTTTGGAAGATCGCTCTTGAGCAGAACCCCGACCTTCGTGGCATTGGCCTGGAAAGGCGCCATGATCTGGTTGACACCTTCGCGACGCTAGAGCGTCAGCAGCTCAGGGACAATGTAAGCACCATCCTAGCCGGCCACCTTGCCCAAGTACCTCAAGGCGCCATGGGCGAGATGAAGGTTCTTCGTGGTGAGATCGGAAAAAAGCGCGGCCATATGGCACTGCGACGATTGGTCGAAAGGGCCGGCACAGCGATACAACGCATTAAGCCCGTCTTGTTGATGAGCCCAATATCCGTCGCTCAATACTTGCCACCGGGCACGATCTCGTTTGACCTTCTAGTTATCGATGAGGCTTCGCAAGTCCGCCCAGAGGATGCGCTTGGGGCGATCGCACGAGCTGCCCAAATTGTGGTTGTGGGCGACAAGAAGCAGCTTCCACCGTCTTCCTTCTTTGATCGGGTGTTGGCGGACGAAGATGATGACAAGGAAGGCGATGACGAATATGTCGGCCCGGACTTGCTGGAAGGTGCGGCAACTATCGGGAGTATGGAGAGTATCCTCACTCTTTGCGAGGCGCGCGGCCTCGCAGGTAGAATGTTGAAATGGCATTATCGATCACGCGATCCATCACTGATCGAGGTTTCGAATAGGGAGTTTTACGACAGTGATCTCGTTCTTCCGCCATCCCCTCTACAGAGGGATCCGGCCTATGGCTTGTGTTTTACCCGGGTCGATGGCGTTTACGACAAAGGTGGAAAGCGGGACAACCGCAAAGAAGGTGAGTCCATCGTTGATCGGATAGCGGAACACGCGAGAGCAAACCCATCACACTCTCTCGGTGTAGTCACGTTTTCGTTTGCACAGCGAAATCTCATCACGGAGCTTTTGGAGCTTCGTCGTCGCCAAGACTCCACGCTGGATCAATTTTTGCGTGAAGGACAATCGGAAGATGTGTTCGTCAAGAACATCGAGAACGTGCAGGGCGATGAGCGCGACGTTATTCTCGTTAGTGTTGGCTATGGCCCCGTTATCGCCGGTGGAAGGTTGAACAGCATGTCGTTCGGTCCGGTTAACGGCGAAGGCGGCGAACGACGACTCAATGTGTTGTTCACCCGAGCTCGGATACGCTGCGAGGTGTTTGCGTCGTTCGATCCCGGTGACATTGATTTGAACCGCACCTCGAGAGAAGGTCCGCGAATCCTCAAGCGCTTTCTTGATTTTGCAAAGAATGGTCGTCTGGAAGTAGACTCGCCGACGGGCCTCGATGCAGATTCGCCTTTCGAGGAAGATGTTGCTGACGTGATCCGGGGGTACGGCTTCCTCGCAGACGCGCAGGTCGGATCTGTTGGTTTCCGAATCGATCTGGGTATTCGTCACCCCGACAGGCCGGGCAGCTACATCCTCGCCGTCGAGTGTGATGGCGCGACATATCATAGCGCTCTTTGGGCCAGAGAACGAGACCGCCTACGTCAGGACGTGCTCGAACACCTGGGTTGGCGATTTCATCGCATTTGGAGTACCGACTGGTTCTATAATCGCCACTTTGAGATAGAGCGACTCCGCACGGCGCTTTCGGAAGCGCGGGATAGGTCTGACCAGGGGCCGCGGGTCGAGGGAGCAAATCAGGCGCGGTCGACCGAACCAGCCGAAGTGGAAGCTACGCCGATTTTAGTTTCCGAGGTCGTTGTTCGGCAGATGCCTCCATATCAGCGGGCGTTCTTTCGCGTCAGCACTTCGAGCGAGCCGCATGAGGCGCCCGTTTCCATGCTTGCGAATCTGGCTCGAAGGATCGTGGATGCCGAAGGACCGATCCATGTGGAAGAAATCGCTCGACGCGTCGCCTCCTGCTTCGGCAAGGAAAAGGCGGGATCGCGAATATTGACTGCGACGGAGTCGGCTTTGTCGGTCGCCCGATCGGGAAGCGCCGATCTGCTTACCGATGGGATATTCTGGTACACACGAGGTCAGTCGGATGCACCTCCGGTTCGCGATCGTTCTGCGGAAAGCGGTGCAACTCTCAAGGCTGCGTGCATCTCTATTCTGGAAATACAAGCCGCGTTCAGGATAGCCCGTGAAGATAACGCCGGGGGTGAAGACGAGGAGCTTGTCAGAACAGTGGCTCGCCTACTTGGTTTCAAGCGGGTGGGAGCGGATTTGCAGGCGCGACTAGCCGAGGGCTTAACTTGA
- a CDS encoding DNA repair exonuclease — protein sequence MLSFRFIHTGDIHLDSPLKGLAGQQGAAADRIRTATRTAFENLISRAIEDEVDFVVIAGGLYDGDWRDYQTGLFFVKQMGRLSQAKIPVFLLHGNHDAESQITRKLTLPANVSVFSARKPETFRLPHLNVALHGQSFRQRDITGNLVPAYPPPVASCFNIGVLHTSLGGMPGHANYAPCSIEDLINKGYDYWALAHVHQAAVLHEQPHVIFCGNLQGRHIRETGAKGASLVTVEDSQVVEIAPLHVDCVRWSFLQVPVEQCGGIADAVDRIRQAIEEAVERDAQGRLLACRIEVTGATGLHGELLASADHLLAEARAAALGLGDEVAWIERLIVATVSPEASASRKDALGDLQRIIESAGSDTELQARIATELGDLIRKLPHDIRANADDAVLKAAIDGNIANLIAHGGAYLSARLATEKV from the coding sequence TTGCTGTCATTTCGCTTCATCCATACGGGAGACATCCATCTCGATAGCCCCTTGAAAGGACTGGCCGGACAGCAAGGCGCGGCAGCCGACCGAATTCGCACAGCCACGCGCACCGCCTTCGAGAACCTCATCAGCCGGGCTATCGAGGACGAGGTCGATTTCGTCGTCATTGCCGGCGGCCTCTACGACGGCGACTGGCGCGACTACCAGACCGGACTCTTCTTCGTAAAACAGATGGGTCGCCTGTCACAGGCCAAGATTCCCGTCTTCCTGCTCCACGGCAATCACGACGCCGAAAGCCAGATCACTCGCAAGCTCACGTTGCCGGCCAATGTCAGCGTTTTTTCGGCACGCAAACCCGAGACCTTCCGGCTGCCGCATCTCAACGTCGCCCTGCATGGCCAGAGCTTCCGGCAGCGTGACATCACAGGCAATCTGGTTCCTGCTTATCCGCCACCGGTCGCCAGTTGCTTCAACATAGGCGTTTTGCATACCTCCTTGGGCGGCATGCCGGGACACGCAAACTATGCGCCGTGCTCCATCGAAGACCTGATCAACAAGGGCTACGACTATTGGGCGCTCGCGCATGTGCACCAAGCTGCCGTCCTCCACGAGCAACCGCATGTCATCTTCTGCGGCAATCTGCAAGGCCGCCACATCCGCGAAACTGGCGCGAAAGGCGCTTCGCTGGTTACGGTCGAGGACAGTCAGGTCGTGGAGATTGCGCCACTCCATGTTGATTGCGTGCGCTGGAGCTTTTTGCAGGTTCCGGTTGAACAGTGCGGCGGGATTGCCGACGCTGTCGACCGCATCAGGCAAGCCATCGAAGAGGCCGTCGAGCGCGACGCGCAAGGGCGTCTGCTCGCGTGCAGAATTGAAGTGACGGGAGCGACGGGATTGCATGGCGAACTGCTTGCGTCGGCGGATCACCTTCTTGCGGAGGCAAGGGCAGCAGCTTTGGGTTTGGGCGACGAAGTCGCCTGGATCGAACGTCTCATCGTTGCGACCGTAAGCCCGGAAGCCTCGGCCTCGCGAAAGGACGCGTTGGGCGATCTGCAGCGCATCATCGAGAGCGCTGGCAGCGACACCGAGCTGCAAGCCCGTATCGCAACGGAGTTGGGCGATCTCATCCGCAAACTGCCGCACGACATCCGGGCGAATGCCGACGACGCCGTGCTCAAAGCGGCCATCGACGGCAACATCGCAAACTTGATCGCCCATGGCGGCGCGTATCTCAGCGCACGTCTCGCAA
- a CDS encoding ABC transporter substrate-binding protein: protein MRRRDFIAFVGAASMLPAGAHGQSSKVRRMAILHPSHPVTELNELSRFRYYREFFRELRRLGYVEGSNLFIERFSGEGRVDGYSKLASDAAARNPDVVFAISVSLVLAMKHATSIVPVVAMTSDPVGHGIAASIARPGGNITGVTVDPGLELWAKRIELLREIAPKISKLGILATRANPEAAAMRDAADKAGITVVGPSYVDTGSEEEYRSLFATMSLIGTDALFVDGSPEHITKRQLIVDLAGKSRLPTIYPFRSFVEAGGLVAYGIDLVEIFRRAAGAIDQVLRGSKPADIPFYQPTKFELVINRAAGKEVGVVFSEQLLARADEVIE from the coding sequence ATGCGACGACGCGATTTCATTGCGTTTGTTGGTGCAGCATCCATGCTGCCTGCTGGCGCACACGGGCAATCCAGTAAAGTGCGCCGGATGGCGATATTGCATCCATCGCACCCCGTAACAGAGCTGAACGAACTTAGCCGCTTTCGTTACTACCGGGAGTTCTTCAGGGAACTTCGCCGTCTCGGTTATGTCGAAGGGAGCAATCTATTCATCGAACGCTTCTCCGGAGAAGGTCGCGTTGATGGCTATTCTAAGCTCGCTAGCGATGCCGCAGCTCGTAATCCAGACGTTGTTTTTGCGATTAGTGTTTCTCTGGTCCTTGCCATGAAGCACGCAACGTCAATAGTCCCCGTTGTTGCCATGACCAGCGACCCCGTGGGTCACGGTATTGCAGCCAGCATCGCTCGGCCAGGCGGAAACATCACTGGCGTTACCGTAGATCCCGGCTTAGAGCTTTGGGCAAAACGCATCGAGCTTCTGAGGGAGATTGCTCCTAAGATATCAAAACTCGGTATTTTGGCTACAAGAGCAAATCCGGAGGCAGCCGCAATGCGGGACGCGGCCGATAAGGCCGGAATCACCGTTGTGGGCCCCTCTTATGTGGATACTGGGAGTGAGGAAGAATACCGAAGCCTCTTTGCGACAATGTCGCTGATAGGTACCGATGCTCTTTTCGTCGACGGTAGTCCGGAGCACATTACAAAGCGACAACTAATCGTCGATTTGGCGGGGAAGTCCCGATTACCGACCATTTACCCGTTTCGTTCGTTTGTCGAAGCCGGCGGGCTGGTAGCTTATGGGATAGATCTGGTTGAGATTTTTCGCCGTGCCGCCGGTGCCATTGATCAAGTTCTTAGGGGTTCAAAGCCGGCTGACATTCCGTTTTACCAGCCGACAAAGTTCGAGCTCGTCATCAATCGCGCCGCTGGAAAGGAAGTCGGAGTAGTGTTCTCTGAGCAGCTACTTGCACGGGCCGACGAAGTGATCGAATGA